A stretch of Chitinophagaceae bacterium DNA encodes these proteins:
- the pdxH gene encoding pyridoxamine 5'-phosphate oxidase produces MQNIADLRTEYKMQTLLEADVDADPVKQFEKWWDDALKSEIYEANAMTLATVDADMVPSARIVLLKGFDEKGFVFFTNYNSQKGSELARNDRACLVFFWKELERQVRITGIAEKISAEESIAYFNSRPDGSKIGAWASPQSLVVAGKAWLKETFDYYMERFKHGEIPRPPHWGGYRVKPFRVEFWQGRPNRLHDRILYTSAEDNSWKIERLAP; encoded by the coding sequence ATGCAAAATATAGCCGACCTGCGAACAGAATATAAAATGCAAACCCTGCTGGAGGCCGATGTGGATGCCGATCCTGTTAAGCAGTTTGAAAAATGGTGGGATGATGCGCTGAAAAGTGAGATATATGAGGCAAATGCCATGACCCTGGCAACCGTTGATGCCGATATGGTTCCTTCGGCCCGGATCGTATTGCTGAAGGGATTTGATGAAAAGGGCTTTGTCTTTTTTACCAATTACAACAGCCAGAAGGGGAGTGAACTGGCCAGGAACGACCGGGCCTGCCTGGTCTTTTTCTGGAAAGAACTGGAGCGCCAGGTACGGATAACCGGTATTGCAGAAAAAATAAGTGCAGAAGAGAGCATTGCTTATTTCAACAGCCGGCCGGATGGCAGTAAAATAGGAGCGTGGGCCTCCCCCCAAAGCCTGGTAGTGGCCGGAAAGGCCTGGCTTAAAGAAACATTTGATTATTATATGGAACGTTTCAAACACGGCGAGATCCCCAGGCCGCCGCATTGGGGCGGGTACCGGGTAAAGCCGTTCCGGGTCGAATTCTGGCAGGGCCGCCCAAACCGCCTGCACGACCGCATATTATATACATCAGCAGAAGATAATTCCTGGAAGATCGAGCGCCTGGCTCCTTAG
- a CDS encoding 30S ribosomal protein THX, whose product MGRGDIKTKKGKITKGSFGKSRPSKRVKKAATAATAPKKKAAAKKKA is encoded by the coding sequence ATGGGACGTGGTGATATCAAAACCAAAAAAGGTAAGATTACCAAAGGATCTTTTGGTAAATCAAGGCCGTCAAAGCGGGTAAAAAAAGCAGCCACTGCTGCGACTGCCCCAAAAAAGAAAGCGGCTGCCAAAAAGAAGGCATAA
- a CDS encoding HU family DNA-binding protein, which translates to MNKAELISKLADDAGITKTQANDALDSFVEAVTKTLKGGGKVTLVGFGTFSVSKRAARNGRNPQTGAVIKIKAKKVAKFKAGKELSAKL; encoded by the coding sequence ATGAACAAAGCTGAATTGATTTCAAAACTTGCTGATGATGCAGGTATTACAAAAACTCAGGCAAACGATGCTTTAGATTCTTTTGTAGAAGCAGTTACTAAAACTTTAAAAGGTGGCGGTAAAGTAACGTTGGTTGGATTTGGTACATTCTCTGTATCAAAAAGAGCTGCCCGTAACGGCCGCAACCCACAAACGGGTGCTGTTATCAAAATCAAAGCAAAGAAAGTTGCCAAGTTTAAAGCCGGTAAGGAATTATCAGCTAAACTGTAA
- a CDS encoding DUF4286 family protein, with amino-acid sequence MIIYNVTIKVQEAIKEQWLTWLKEEHIPEVINTGCFTHAVILQLLEVDTSEGPTYAIQYHAESKGLYNNYIENHAALMRRKSFDKWGDKFIAFRSVMQVVN; translated from the coding sequence ATGATCATCTACAACGTTACCATCAAAGTGCAGGAAGCGATCAAAGAACAATGGCTTACCTGGCTCAAGGAAGAACACATTCCGGAAGTGATAAACACCGGCTGTTTCACCCATGCTGTTATTTTACAGTTGCTGGAAGTGGATACTTCAGAAGGACCTACCTATGCCATACAATACCATGCAGAAAGCAAGGGCCTGTACAACAATTATATTGAGAACCATGCAGCCCTTATGCGCCGGAAAAGTTTTGATAAATGGGGCGATAAATTCATTGCCTTCCGCTCCGTAATGCAGGTTGTTAACTAA